One Nocardioides oleivorans DNA segment encodes these proteins:
- a CDS encoding alpha-L-rhamnosidase, which produces MATIALLAAGLVGVGLAGTVAPAGAAEGVSLADLEVERKAEPIGIDLDHPRFGWVIESAARGVVQESYRVRVATEAEGLDGDLVWDSGTVQDDRSFDVQYEGPALASTTGYVWDVAIVTTSGTAVASSSFRTGFVDEADWDGAAWIGAPPPADPAEGWTDYTAEFDFSIQRHAFGALFRANGANNALMWQVSVVDGVAALRPHRKVNGGYTLLENKNIQAQISAAQLSQGVHTLSVTVSPGTATDSTRVVTKIDGIQVDDRQVAGTGTLSRGTVGFRSSTNAGTNEQFTVHGVRVTRTGDGEKLLATDFSDGNPFQGGTLVGKELRFTSSAETLLKAPDKPAPLLRKEFPVSKPVAHATWYVAAGGYADVTINGERISDDTLSPGFTDYDDTVQYVGTDVTDQLDQGDNVLGMELGRGFFGMLGGNVWNWQSPPWHGEPRARGVLALEYADGTTGRVVTDDSWTTRGGPRRLDDLYAGERYDARYEVPGWDTVSYDDSAWAAAAEVDGPSGELVGQRQQPIRVTRVLQPVSVTEPEDGVYVLKFPNVIAGRTRVTAQGPAGTTITLAHAEKLRANGRVNLDNNGGFQLGFQTDTFTLAGTGAEETFEPRFSYQGFQYVEVTGWPGDQAPPLSAFTAEWLHTDAAQTGEFQSSSDVMNRTHQAVVNTLYNNIHGIPTDTPMFEKNGWTGDAAVGAEMFMLNLDTHELFAKWMNDLDETREANGAPMVIAPSSGTWGAWGPSQPWHAAYVMIPWWLYQYGGDDRVMTELYDNIKAYVDLEYGRRQADGLVISNRLGDWVSPEGSPAGGHAPGEDQRVEGSAYLYLMLDQMATVAEHLGKTADATQFATRAGVVKDAFNTAYLDGDRYRGAGQDGNRYRQVHSVLALAFGLTPDEETTEAVAARLAADVEQRGYHLDTGTLGTKYLLPVLTEHGYADVAVRLAEQTSYPSWGFMLDNGATSMWEHWSTDARSLGHYFLGTVDDWFYQYAAGIRPSKEEGYRQVTIAPATTEQMDSARATTDTPYGPVTSDWRKRGRTLELHAEVPVGSTATVRLPLGEATTAEEVLEGGAPVADADGVESVTIVDGAAEVVVGSGSYDFRVQPDADPERDVWLTLAPLTEPVVRGEHAAGSIVVTNWGGVPITGLTATVDAGDLEITGDLRAADLAPEASTELTFDAAVPQDARLGDREVEVVLAFTSGGQDYEVTETSTWAEIVAGVAVDAVTGSVADPRGRLVPVDVTLRNEGTRAQTGQVRATVPAGWPTPPAGPTVTLEPGETRTVTTRVRVAQRIVAGTQAIGAQMVQGDQVLASGQGTLAVSLTTPPAGPVDHVDFGNNASETAHQVQAGPNSGTSSEAGLTRRYANSQFPGSWYSALVDVPAGQPFGVRMIETFDGARTKELNLYVDDVPVGRYSVTRTQGGLGWLAHDLLVDAPAALAATADGKARIKIEFPTDATDFDPSVADLWVVADPTKDTEAPAVGATLNGTAGQGGWFTSPVQVQVDALDDLDEQPRVEVQDGATWLPYVAPVQVAADGEHTVTYRATDAAGNATAPASVEVRVDQTAPVTVADVVVPTGSSAAAQVRLTATDATSGVAATMVKVDAGDWQQASGPVTLPDRGAHQVAWFSTDAAGNAETVQHAQVAAIPTDGSQQLVALAPPQVSGTAEIGRRLKATDGSWSRADVTVTHQWLRDGVPIPGAIEPTYRVGRRDLKARISVRATATAGASRVDATSLLTDRVARATTTVRVRVLGTSARSARLRVVLSAVGVKARGTVVVRVDGARVARVTSRGTTTLRVPLGRGTRHRVTVTYLGSPQAARATTKVVVRR; this is translated from the coding sequence GTGGCGACGATCGCCCTGCTGGCCGCCGGCCTCGTCGGCGTCGGTCTCGCCGGCACCGTCGCCCCCGCCGGTGCGGCCGAGGGCGTCTCCCTCGCCGACCTCGAGGTCGAGCGCAAGGCCGAGCCGATCGGCATCGACCTCGACCACCCGCGCTTCGGCTGGGTCATCGAGTCGGCCGCCCGGGGTGTCGTGCAGGAGTCCTACCGGGTCCGCGTGGCGACCGAGGCCGAGGGCCTCGACGGCGACCTGGTGTGGGACAGCGGCACCGTCCAGGACGACCGCTCCTTCGACGTCCAGTACGAAGGCCCCGCGCTCGCGTCGACGACCGGCTACGTCTGGGACGTCGCGATCGTGACCACCAGCGGCACGGCCGTGGCGTCGAGCTCGTTCCGCACCGGCTTCGTCGACGAGGCCGACTGGGACGGCGCCGCCTGGATCGGCGCGCCTCCGCCGGCCGACCCCGCGGAGGGCTGGACCGACTACACCGCCGAGTTCGACTTCTCCATCCAGCGCCACGCGTTCGGCGCCCTCTTCCGCGCCAACGGCGCGAACAACGCCCTCATGTGGCAGGTCTCGGTCGTCGACGGCGTCGCCGCGCTCCGACCGCACCGCAAGGTCAACGGGGGCTACACGCTCCTCGAGAACAAGAACATCCAGGCGCAGATCAGCGCCGCCCAGCTCAGCCAGGGCGTGCACACCCTCAGCGTCACCGTCAGCCCCGGCACCGCGACCGACAGCACCCGCGTGGTCACGAAGATCGACGGCATCCAGGTCGACGACCGCCAGGTCGCCGGCACCGGCACCCTGTCGCGCGGCACCGTCGGCTTCCGCTCCAGCACCAACGCCGGCACCAACGAGCAGTTCACCGTCCACGGCGTCCGCGTCACCCGCACCGGTGACGGCGAGAAGCTGCTCGCCACCGACTTCTCCGACGGCAACCCCTTCCAGGGCGGCACGCTCGTCGGCAAGGAGCTGCGCTTCACCTCGTCCGCCGAGACGCTCCTGAAGGCGCCGGACAAGCCGGCACCCCTGCTTCGCAAGGAGTTCCCGGTCTCGAAGCCGGTCGCCCACGCGACCTGGTACGTCGCCGCCGGCGGCTACGCCGACGTCACCATCAACGGCGAGCGGATCAGCGACGACACCCTCTCCCCGGGCTTCACCGACTACGACGACACCGTCCAGTACGTCGGCACCGACGTCACCGACCAGCTCGACCAGGGCGACAACGTCCTCGGCATGGAGCTCGGCCGCGGCTTCTTCGGCATGCTCGGCGGCAACGTGTGGAACTGGCAGAGCCCGCCGTGGCACGGCGAGCCGCGCGCCCGCGGCGTACTGGCGCTGGAGTACGCCGACGGCACGACCGGTCGCGTCGTCACCGACGACTCCTGGACCACGCGCGGCGGCCCCCGCCGCCTCGACGACCTCTACGCCGGCGAGCGCTACGACGCCCGCTACGAGGTCCCCGGCTGGGACACGGTGTCGTACGACGACTCCGCCTGGGCCGCGGCCGCCGAGGTCGACGGCCCCAGCGGCGAGCTCGTCGGCCAGCGCCAGCAGCCGATCCGGGTCACCCGCGTGCTGCAGCCGGTCTCGGTCACCGAGCCCGAGGACGGCGTCTACGTCCTGAAGTTCCCCAACGTCATCGCGGGGCGCACCCGGGTCACCGCCCAGGGCCCGGCGGGCACCACGATCACGCTCGCGCACGCCGAGAAGCTCCGCGCCAACGGCCGGGTCAACCTCGACAACAACGGCGGCTTCCAGCTCGGCTTCCAGACCGACACCTTCACCCTCGCCGGCACCGGCGCGGAGGAGACCTTCGAGCCGCGCTTCTCCTACCAGGGCTTCCAGTACGTCGAGGTCACCGGCTGGCCCGGCGACCAGGCGCCGCCGCTGAGCGCCTTCACCGCCGAGTGGCTGCACACCGACGCCGCGCAGACCGGTGAGTTCCAGAGCTCCAGCGACGTCATGAACCGCACCCACCAGGCGGTCGTGAACACGCTCTACAACAACATCCACGGCATCCCGACCGACACCCCGATGTTCGAGAAGAACGGCTGGACGGGCGACGCGGCTGTCGGTGCCGAGATGTTCATGCTGAACCTCGACACCCACGAGCTCTTCGCCAAGTGGATGAACGACCTCGACGAGACCCGCGAGGCCAACGGCGCCCCGATGGTGATCGCACCGAGCTCGGGCACCTGGGGCGCCTGGGGTCCGTCGCAGCCGTGGCACGCGGCCTACGTGATGATCCCGTGGTGGCTGTACCAGTACGGCGGCGACGACCGCGTGATGACCGAGCTCTACGACAACATCAAGGCCTACGTCGACCTCGAGTACGGCCGTCGCCAGGCCGACGGGCTCGTCATCAGCAACCGCCTCGGCGACTGGGTCAGCCCGGAGGGCAGCCCCGCCGGTGGACACGCCCCCGGTGAGGACCAGCGGGTCGAGGGCAGCGCCTACCTCTACCTGATGCTCGACCAGATGGCGACCGTCGCCGAGCACCTCGGCAAGACGGCCGACGCGACCCAGTTCGCCACCCGCGCGGGCGTCGTCAAGGACGCCTTCAACACCGCCTACCTCGACGGTGACCGCTACCGCGGCGCCGGCCAGGACGGCAACCGCTACCGCCAGGTGCACAGCGTGCTCGCGCTCGCCTTCGGGCTGACCCCGGACGAGGAGACCACCGAGGCCGTCGCGGCCCGGCTGGCCGCCGACGTCGAGCAGCGCGGCTACCACCTCGACACCGGCACCCTCGGCACCAAGTACCTCCTCCCGGTGCTGACCGAGCACGGCTACGCCGACGTCGCGGTCCGCCTCGCCGAGCAGACGTCGTACCCCAGCTGGGGCTTCATGCTTGACAACGGCGCCACGTCGATGTGGGAGCACTGGTCGACCGACGCGCGGTCGCTGGGCCACTACTTCCTCGGCACGGTCGACGACTGGTTCTACCAGTACGCCGCCGGCATCCGGCCCTCGAAGGAGGAGGGCTACCGCCAGGTCACCATCGCGCCCGCCACGACCGAGCAGATGGACTCGGCGCGGGCCACCACCGACACCCCCTACGGTCCGGTCACCTCCGACTGGCGCAAGCGCGGCCGCACCCTCGAGCTGCACGCCGAGGTCCCGGTCGGCAGCACCGCGACCGTGCGACTCCCGCTGGGCGAGGCGACGACCGCCGAGGAGGTCCTCGAGGGCGGAGCACCCGTCGCGGACGCCGACGGCGTGGAGAGCGTCACGATCGTCGACGGCGCCGCGGAGGTGGTCGTCGGGTCCGGGTCGTACGACTTCCGGGTCCAGCCCGACGCCGACCCCGAGCGCGACGTCTGGCTGACGCTCGCCCCGCTCACCGAGCCCGTCGTCCGTGGCGAGCACGCGGCCGGCAGCATCGTGGTCACCAACTGGGGCGGCGTCCCGATCACCGGGCTGACGGCCACCGTCGACGCCGGCGACCTCGAGATCACCGGTGACCTGCGAGCGGCCGACCTCGCGCCCGAGGCCTCGACCGAGCTCACCTTCGACGCAGCCGTCCCGCAGGACGCGCGACTCGGCGACCGCGAGGTGGAGGTCGTGCTGGCCTTCACCAGCGGGGGCCAGGACTACGAGGTCACCGAGACCTCGACGTGGGCCGAGATCGTCGCCGGCGTGGCCGTCGACGCGGTCACCGGTTCCGTGGCCGACCCCCGCGGCCGCCTGGTCCCGGTCGACGTCACGCTGCGCAACGAGGGCACCCGGGCCCAGACCGGACAGGTGCGCGCCACCGTGCCTGCCGGGTGGCCGACGCCGCCGGCCGGCCCCACGGTGACCCTCGAGCCGGGGGAGACCCGCACGGTGACCACCCGCGTGCGCGTGGCCCAGCGGATCGTCGCCGGGACCCAGGCGATCGGTGCGCAGATGGTCCAGGGCGACCAGGTGCTCGCGAGCGGCCAGGGAACCCTGGCGGTCAGCCTCACGACGCCGCCGGCCGGACCGGTCGACCACGTCGACTTCGGCAACAACGCCTCCGAGACCGCCCACCAGGTGCAGGCCGGACCCAACAGCGGCACGAGCAGCGAGGCCGGGCTGACCCGGCGCTACGCCAACTCGCAGTTCCCGGGCTCGTGGTACTCCGCGCTGGTCGACGTGCCTGCCGGACAGCCGTTCGGGGTCCGGATGATCGAGACCTTCGACGGTGCGCGCACCAAGGAGCTCAACCTGTACGTCGACGACGTGCCGGTCGGGCGCTACTCCGTCACGCGCACCCAGGGCGGCCTCGGCTGGCTCGCGCACGACCTCCTGGTCGACGCCCCGGCGGCGCTCGCCGCCACGGCCGACGGCAAGGCGCGGATCAAGATCGAGTTCCCGACCGACGCCACCGACTTCGACCCGTCCGTCGCCGACCTCTGGGTCGTCGCGGACCCGACGAAGGACACCGAGGCCCCGGCCGTCGGTGCCACGCTGAACGGCACGGCCGGCCAGGGCGGCTGGTTCACCAGCCCGGTCCAGGTGCAGGTCGATGCGCTCGACGACCTCGACGAGCAGCCGCGGGTCGAGGTGCAGGACGGCGCCACCTGGTTGCCGTACGTCGCCCCGGTCCAGGTGGCCGCCGACGGCGAGCACACGGTGACCTACCGCGCCACGGACGCGGCCGGCAACGCCACCGCGCCGGCTTCGGTCGAGGTGAGGGTCGACCAGACGGCACCGGTGACGGTGGCCGACGTCGTCGTCCCGACGGGCAGCAGCGCCGCCGCGCAGGTGCGCCTCACCGCCACCGATGCGACGAGCGGTGTCGCGGCGACCATGGTGAAGGTCGACGCCGGCGACTGGCAGCAGGCCAGCGGACCGGTGACCCTGCCGGACCGCGGTGCGCACCAGGTCGCGTGGTTCTCCACCGACGCCGCGGGCAACGCCGAGACCGTGCAGCACGCCCAGGTCGCAGCGATCCCGACCGACGGCAGCCAGCAGCTCGTCGCGCTGGCCCCGCCGCAGGTCAGCGGGACCGCCGAGATCGGCCGGAGGCTGAAGGCCACCGACGGCTCGTGGAGCCGCGCCGACGTCACCGTCACCCACCAGTGGTTGCGCGACGGCGTCCCGATCCCCGGTGCGATCGAGCCGACCTACCGCGTGGGGAGGCGTGACCTGAAGGCCCGGATCTCCGTCCGGGCGACGGCCACCGCCGGCGCCTCGCGGGTGGACGCGACGTCGCTCCTGACCGACCGGGTCGCCCGGGCGACGACGACGGTCCGGGTCCGCGTCCTGGGCACCTCGGCCCGGTCCGCGCGACTGCGGGTCGTCCTGTCGGCGGTCGGCGTCAAGGCGCGCGGCACCGTCGTCGTCCGCGTCGACGGCGCGCGGGTCGCCCGCGTCACCTCGCGGGGCACGACCACCCTCCGGGTGCCGCTCGGCCGGGGCACCCGCCACCGGGTCACGGTCACCTACCTCGGCTCACCGCAGGCCGCCCGGGCCACCACGAAGGTCGTGGTGCGCCGATGA
- a CDS encoding family 78 glycoside hydrolase catalytic domain: MSRAPHLARLLVGSLALTIGLGALSPTAATAEEATTATAAAAATPLTVTGLETNARVDPIGIPGDAPSLSWHSTSTGRGAVQSAYQVRVAASEADLGGATLWDSGKVVSDRQVDVAYGGPDLESGTRYAWQVRVWNGDDEASGWSEPASFETGLLTAGDWQGDWIGRSASGEVDRWDNYTTDIDFDIADMAVGVFIRAANTSNALMWQLSVADGTPRFRPHKRVNGGYALLDNKVIPGITAAQLLNGTHRLSVTVDASTVTTLLDGTQIDQRTDTSFSKGFVGFRQDFVDAGNVNEAADIKKVTVTRKNGDVLLDTDFSDGNPFDGGTLTAGGLRVADRKDVLYRSPDSNKPLLRTSFTTEPGKTVESARVYASAQGVYEMRLNGEQVGDQFLAPGWTEYRKRIQHQTYDVTDQVRSGVNAFGAELGDGWWKGKIASFGFNNYGSNLGLIAQLRIDYTDGSTQVVKTDSTWKSHFGPYVQADNVEGETYDANAEQTGWDEPGFDDAAWGQVTTATNTTARLVPQPDEPVRVTDEIAAKKHTTPAPGVEIYDLGQNMVGVARMKLQGSAGTTVRIRYGEELNRDGSLYTANMRSAKVTDFYTFSSTGTATYTPKFTQHGFRYLEITGTTAAPALADVTGVVWGSDLRATGDLETSDPMLNRLVSNISWGQRGNFLSIPTDTPARDERLGWTGDINVFAPTASYLRDTRSFLGKWMTDLRDAAYTDGNVPGIAPVVPNAGDFGSGLGWSDAAITVPYATWKAWGDGRIVRENYAAMEKFLGFVRASAGPDLIDSGRGHWEDWLNLDDPTGVGVLGTMYYAEDARMLSEMAAAVGEDADAADYAALSTAVRQAFVAQFVQPDGTVQGNSQAGYAMALGMDMVADPALRAKVADKFVAKLAASNNHLTTGFLGTPWLLPALSSIGRDDLAYTMLLHKDYPSWGYEIEKGATTMWERWNSIMPDGSFGPVEMNSFNHYAYGAVGDWMYQNIGGITAVEAGYKVSRIAPVVGGGLTHGAGDFASAFGPISTDWALTDDGMTLAAQVPVGTTAEVVLPADNAYAVLEGGALLADVDGVQSVVDDGDTVTVTVGSGSYDFDVVAGNSRLGSILGQLDALKAHVGVLADDGDLTAGDRGAMDEGIDAVRGHVSDALLAAVDSDGSASTTALRAARAELRDLRAWLASSAVAGPVKSSLDGSLGAIENSLVLALTTALGVTTTLPPVAGAVLPGGTVTGTVDVTNDGSVPLTGLTGTVSVDGLGDAAVSGGPVGAGATVQLPVTVAVPEDARPGGHDATLSLTYTAGGDTFTVEQSTADWATVTSGLTIGDLAARVDGADPTEHATVSVPVTNTGSADVRAHALVTLPQGWKSVPSSDTLVPAGGTVTLEVPVVVPLDLVGGTVQAGVSVVRRGDVLASRTGSITVDLPRPPEADVLDHVDFGNSASENAHGIQASPSSGTSSEAGLSRRYSNSAVVGSWFSATVDVPAGEPFVLRGVETFDKAVTKDYDVYVDGVLVHTQLVPRTEGGQGIKVYDAVIDHPSLVGNDGNVRVRFEFPADGSSQGDPSIADLWVLEMPDDTQAPDVSATVAGGTQGSNGWFRSDVSVRVDTVDNRDDVPVAQTGLDPGSAAGWQDYVGPVAVTGEGEHVLSYRASDAAGNASTTRTLTVGIDATAPSTVLSVTTAKDAAGADRATLAFAATDAVSGVATTRYRVDGGAWQVAGSEPVAVEGVGDHTVQYSSTDVAGNAEVVRQAVLTLAAAPPTEPGTPGTVTSVLAPQVSGTARIGQELVATTGSWSTGGLQHAYQWLRDGSPIAGATSTSYAVGVADRGRRLSVQVTASKAGVTPASATSVATAPVRKATATVTAKVARTKVRADTRVSVTAKVKAPGVKASGKVRFVVDGKVVATVRLARNGTASASVLVRKGTHKVVVRYLGSASVSRATSPRRVVSGS, from the coding sequence ATGTCCCGTGCACCCCACCTCGCGCGCCTGCTCGTCGGCTCGCTCGCGCTGACGATCGGGCTCGGCGCGCTGTCCCCGACGGCGGCCACTGCCGAGGAGGCCACGACGGCCACGGCGGCCGCGGCGGCCACGCCGCTCACGGTCACCGGGCTCGAGACCAACGCCCGGGTCGACCCGATCGGCATCCCCGGCGACGCGCCGAGCCTGTCGTGGCACTCCACGTCGACGGGCCGCGGCGCGGTGCAGTCGGCGTACCAGGTCCGCGTCGCGGCGAGCGAGGCCGACCTCGGCGGCGCCACCCTGTGGGACAGCGGCAAGGTCGTCTCCGACCGGCAGGTCGACGTCGCCTACGGCGGCCCCGACCTCGAGTCGGGCACCCGCTACGCCTGGCAGGTCCGGGTCTGGAACGGCGACGACGAGGCGTCGGGCTGGAGCGAGCCGGCGTCCTTCGAGACCGGCCTGCTGACCGCCGGTGACTGGCAGGGCGACTGGATCGGCCGGTCCGCATCGGGCGAGGTCGACCGCTGGGACAACTACACCACCGACATCGACTTCGACATCGCCGACATGGCCGTCGGTGTGTTCATCCGCGCCGCCAACACGAGCAACGCCCTCATGTGGCAGCTCTCCGTCGCGGACGGCACGCCGCGGTTCCGGCCGCACAAGCGCGTGAACGGCGGCTACGCCCTCCTGGACAACAAGGTCATCCCCGGCATCACCGCTGCCCAGCTGCTGAACGGCACGCACCGCCTGTCCGTCACCGTCGACGCCAGCACCGTCACGACCCTGCTCGACGGCACCCAGATCGACCAGCGCACCGACACCTCGTTCAGCAAGGGCTTCGTCGGCTTCCGCCAGGACTTCGTCGACGCCGGCAACGTCAACGAGGCCGCCGACATCAAGAAGGTCACCGTCACCCGCAAGAACGGGGACGTGCTCCTCGACACCGACTTCTCCGACGGCAACCCGTTCGACGGCGGCACCCTGACCGCCGGCGGGCTCCGCGTCGCCGACCGCAAGGACGTCCTCTACCGCTCTCCCGACTCCAACAAGCCCCTCCTCAGGACGTCGTTCACCACCGAGCCCGGCAAGACGGTCGAGTCGGCACGCGTGTACGCCTCGGCGCAGGGCGTCTACGAGATGCGGCTCAACGGCGAGCAGGTGGGCGACCAGTTCCTGGCGCCCGGGTGGACCGAGTACCGCAAGCGCATCCAGCACCAGACCTACGACGTGACCGACCAGGTGCGCAGCGGCGTCAACGCGTTCGGCGCGGAGCTCGGCGACGGGTGGTGGAAGGGCAAGATCGCGTCCTTCGGCTTCAACAACTACGGCTCCAACCTCGGCCTGATCGCCCAGCTGCGCATCGACTACACCGACGGGTCGACCCAGGTCGTCAAGACCGACAGCACGTGGAAGAGCCACTTCGGCCCCTACGTGCAGGCCGACAACGTCGAGGGCGAGACCTACGACGCCAACGCCGAGCAGACCGGCTGGGACGAGCCGGGCTTCGACGACGCCGCGTGGGGCCAGGTCACGACTGCGACCAACACCACCGCGCGCCTGGTGCCGCAGCCCGACGAGCCCGTGCGGGTCACCGACGAGATCGCGGCGAAGAAGCACACCACGCCCGCGCCCGGCGTCGAGATCTACGACCTCGGCCAGAACATGGTCGGCGTCGCGCGGATGAAGCTCCAGGGCAGCGCCGGCACGACCGTCCGGATCCGCTACGGCGAGGAGCTCAACCGCGACGGCTCGCTCTACACCGCCAACATGCGCTCGGCGAAGGTCACCGACTTCTACACCTTCTCCAGCACCGGGACCGCGACGTACACGCCCAAGTTCACCCAGCACGGGTTCCGCTACCTGGAGATCACCGGCACCACGGCGGCGCCGGCGCTCGCCGACGTGACCGGAGTCGTGTGGGGCTCGGACCTGCGCGCGACCGGGGACCTCGAGACCTCGGACCCGATGCTCAACCGGCTGGTCAGCAACATCTCGTGGGGCCAGCGCGGCAACTTCCTGTCGATCCCGACCGACACCCCCGCCCGTGACGAGCGGCTCGGCTGGACCGGAGACATCAACGTCTTCGCGCCGACGGCGAGCTACCTGCGCGACACCCGGTCCTTCCTGGGCAAGTGGATGACCGACCTGCGCGACGCCGCCTACACCGACGGCAACGTCCCGGGCATCGCTCCGGTCGTGCCCAACGCCGGCGACTTCGGCTCGGGCCTCGGGTGGTCCGACGCCGCCATCACGGTGCCGTACGCCACCTGGAAGGCCTGGGGCGACGGCCGCATCGTGCGGGAGAACTACGCCGCGATGGAGAAGTTCCTCGGCTTCGTCCGCGCCAGCGCAGGCCCCGACCTGATCGACTCCGGTCGCGGGCACTGGGAGGACTGGCTCAACCTGGACGACCCGACCGGCGTCGGCGTGCTCGGCACGATGTACTACGCCGAGGACGCCCGGATGCTCTCGGAGATGGCCGCCGCGGTCGGCGAGGACGCGGACGCCGCTGACTACGCCGCCCTCTCGACGGCGGTGCGCCAGGCGTTCGTCGCCCAGTTCGTGCAGCCGGACGGCACGGTCCAGGGCAACAGCCAGGCGGGCTACGCGATGGCGCTCGGCATGGACATGGTCGCGGACCCCGCCCTGCGCGCGAAGGTTGCCGACAAGTTCGTCGCCAAGCTCGCCGCGAGCAACAACCACCTGACCACCGGCTTCCTCGGCACTCCCTGGCTGCTCCCTGCCCTCAGCAGCATCGGCCGCGACGACCTCGCCTACACGATGCTCCTGCACAAGGACTACCCGTCCTGGGGCTACGAGATCGAGAAGGGCGCCACCACGATGTGGGAGCGCTGGAACTCGATCATGCCGGACGGCTCGTTCGGGCCGGTGGAGATGAACTCCTTCAACCACTACGCCTACGGCGCGGTCGGCGACTGGATGTACCAGAACATCGGCGGGATCACGGCCGTCGAGGCCGGCTACAAGGTGTCGCGGATCGCCCCCGTCGTCGGCGGTGGGCTGACCCACGGCGCCGGTGACTTCGCCTCGGCCTTCGGCCCGATCTCGACCGACTGGGCCCTGACCGACGACGGCATGACGCTCGCGGCGCAGGTCCCGGTCGGCACCACGGCCGAGGTCGTGCTGCCGGCCGACAACGCGTACGCCGTCCTCGAGGGCGGTGCGCTGCTCGCCGACGTCGACGGCGTGCAGTCCGTGGTCGACGACGGCGACACCGTCACCGTGACGGTCGGCTCCGGCAGCTACGACTTCGACGTCGTGGCCGGCAACTCGCGCCTCGGCTCGATCCTCGGGCAGCTCGACGCCCTCAAGGCGCACGTCGGTGTCCTCGCCGACGACGGCGACCTCACCGCGGGCGACCGCGGCGCGATGGACGAGGGCATCGACGCCGTCCGCGGGCACGTCTCCGACGCGCTGCTCGCCGCAGTGGACAGCGACGGCTCGGCGTCCACCACCGCGCTCCGAGCGGCCCGTGCCGAGCTGCGCGACCTGCGGGCCTGGCTCGCCTCGTCGGCGGTCGCCGGACCGGTGAAGAGCTCGCTCGACGGAAGCCTCGGCGCCATCGAGAACAGCCTCGTGCTCGCGCTCACCACGGCGCTCGGCGTCACGACGACGCTCCCGCCGGTGGCCGGCGCCGTCCTCCCGGGCGGCACGGTCACCGGGACGGTCGACGTCACCAACGACGGCTCGGTCCCGCTCACCGGGCTGACCGGCACGGTGTCGGTCGACGGGCTCGGCGACGCCGCGGTCTCGGGCGGTCCCGTGGGTGCGGGGGCGACCGTGCAGCTGCCGGTCACCGTCGCGGTTCCCGAGGACGCGAGGCCCGGTGGCCACGACGCCACGCTGTCGCTGACCTACACCGCGGGCGGCGACACCTTCACCGTCGAGCAGTCGACGGCCGACTGGGCCACGGTCACGTCCGGCCTCACGATCGGCGACCTCGCCGCCCGGGTCGACGGCGCAGACCCGACCGAGCACGCCACCGTGTCGGTCCCGGTCACCAACACCGGCTCCGCCGACGTGCGCGCCCATGCGCTGGTGACCCTCCCGCAGGGGTGGAAGTCCGTGCCCTCGTCCGACACGCTCGTGCCGGCCGGCGGAACCGTGACCCTCGAGGTGCCCGTGGTGGTGCCGCTCGACCTCGTCGGCGGCACCGTCCAGGCAGGCGTCTCCGTGGTCCGCCGAGGTGACGTGCTCGCCAGCCGCACCGGCTCGATCACCGTCGACCTGCCCCGCCCGCCCGAGGCCGACGTGCTCGACCACGTCGACTTCGGCAACAGCGCGTCCGAGAACGCGCACGGGATCCAGGCCTCTCCGAGCAGCGGCACCAGCAGCGAGGCCGGCCTCAGCCGCCGGTACTCCAACTCCGCGGTCGTGGGCTCGTGGTTCTCCGCCACCGTCGACGTGCCGGCCGGCGAGCCGTTCGTGCTGCGCGGCGTGGAGACCTTCGACAAGGCGGTCACCAAGGACTACGACGTCTACGTCGACGGCGTGCTCGTGCACACCCAGCTGGTGCCGCGCACCGAGGGCGGCCAGGGCATCAAGGTCTACGACGCCGTCATCGACCACCCGTCGCTGGTCGGCAACGACGGCAACGTCCGGGTCCGGTTCGAGTTCCCCGCGGACGGCTCCAGCCAGGGCGACCCGTCGATCGCGGACCTGTGGGTCCTCGAGATGCCCGACGACACCCAGGCGCCGGACGTCTCGGCCACCGTCGCCGGTGGCACGCAGGGCAGCAACGGGTGGTTCCGCTCGGACGTGAGCGTCCGGGTCGACACCGTCGACAACCGGGACGACGTGCCGGTCGCCCAGACCGGTCTCGACCCCGGGTCCGCGGCCGGCTGGCAGGACTACGTCGGCCCGGTCGCGGTCACCGGTGAGGGCGAGCACGTGCTCTCCTACCGGGCGAGCGACGCAGCGGGCAACGCGTCCACCACGCGCACCCTCACGGTCGGCATCGACGCCACCGCGCCGAGCACGGTGCTCTCCGTCACCACCGCCAAGGACGCCGCCGGGGCCGACCGGGCGACCCTCGCCTTCGCCGCCACCGACGCCGTCAGCGGCGTGGCCACCACGCGCTACCGCGTGGACGGCGGTGCCTGGCAGGTCGCGGGCAGCGAGCCTGTCGCGGTCGAGGGGGTGGGCGACCACACGGTGCAGTACTCCTCGACCGACGTGGCCGGCAACGCCGAGGTCGTCCGGCAGGCGGTGCTGACCCTGGCCGCCGCGCCGCCCACCGAGCCGGGCACGCCCGGGACGGTGACCTCGGTCCTCGCGCCGCAGGTGTCGGGCACCGCCCGCATCGGGCAGGAGCTCGTCGCGACCACCGGGTCGTGGAGCACGGGTGGCCTGCAGCACGCCTACCAGTGGCTGCGCGACGGTTCGCCGATCGCGGGCGCGACCTCGACGTCGTACGCCGTCGGGGTGGCCGACCGCGGCCGCCGGCTCTCGGTGCAGGTGACCGCGAGCAAGGCGGGCGTGACCCCGGCAAGCGCGACGTCCGTCGCGACCGCGCCGGTCCGCAAGGCGACCGCCACGGTCACCGCGAAGGTCGCGAGGACGAAGGTGAGGGCCGACACGCGGGTGTCGGTCACCGCCAAGGTCAAGGCGCCGGGCGTGAAGGCGAGCGGCAAGGTGCGGTTCGTCGTCGACGGCAAGGTCGTCGCCACCGTGAGGCTGGCGAGGAACGGCACGGCCTCGGCGTCGGTCCTGGTCCGCAAGGGCACGCACAAGGTCGTCGTCCGCTACCTCGGCTCCGCCTCGGTGTCGAGGGCGACGTCGCCCCGTCGGGTCGTCAGCGGGAGCTGA